One window of Panthera tigris isolate Pti1 chromosome C2, P.tigris_Pti1_mat1.1, whole genome shotgun sequence genomic DNA carries:
- the LOC102957411 gene encoding proline-rich protein 23A, producing the protein MGSRPRSPSAYPAPCPGPPSGGPGPAKRSRTEELAGLEGLEGPPAAGALTSVVVLAEGCALQVPLDDVDLVLEPEPTSVLQVSVGELTLLLVPEALLRSGGQGHSLVGLEPCAFLGAPGHDVAVEQGFFRASVPQMAPQEEAYEEDADPAFLPPRMDPAAGSVAGLRSCAGSVANPQPVGQVLEPRSWTPTPSPERRSSFRYFNLDVHLLEPFPNSPLQPLPASPSPCPHARPQRPPGPSRKARRRLFQE; encoded by the coding sequence ATGGGCAGCCGGCCCCGCAGCCCCAGCGCCTACCCTGCGCCCTGTCCCGGACCGCCGTCCGGAGGACCTGGCCCCGCCAAGCGCAGCCGAACCGAGGAGCTTGCAGGCCTGGAAGGCCTGGAGGGGCCCCCGGCCGCCGGCGCCCTCACCTCCGTGGTGGTTCTGGCCGAGGGCTGTGCCCTGCAAGTGCCCCTGGACGACGTGGACCTGGTGCTCGAGCCCGAGCCAACGTCGGTCCTGCAAGTGTCTGTCGGAGAGCTCACCCTGCTGCTGGTCCCCGAGGCCCTCCTGCGCTCAGGAGGGCAGGGCCACTCGCTTGTCGGCCTGGAACCCTGCGCTTTCCTGGGCGCGCCCGGGCACGACGTCGCCGTCGAGCAAGGATTCTTCCGCGCATCTGTCCCACAGATGGCCCCCCAAGAAGAGGCCTACGAGGAAGACGCGGACCCCGCGTTCCTGCCGCCTCGGATGGACCCTGCAGCCGGCTCCGTCGCTGGGCTCCGCTCCTGCGCGGGAAGCGTGGCCAACCCCCAACCTGTGGGCCAGGTACTAGAGCCCCGGTCTTGGACCCCCACTCCTAGTCCAGAGAGACGCTCTTCTTTCCGCTACTTCAACCTGGACGTCCACCTTCTGGAGCCCTTCCCCAACTCGCCACTCCAACCTCTACCTGCTTCTCCGAGTCCATGTCCCCACGCGCGCCCCCAGCGCCCTCCGGGTCCTTCTCGCAAGGCCCGGAGACGCCTGTTCCAGGAATGA